One Haladaptatus sp. R4 DNA window includes the following coding sequences:
- a CDS encoding SDR family NAD(P)-dependent oxidoreductase: MNEPTPERIVVMTGATSGIGEHAVRRIAAQPDTQVIIGARGSGRIVPEGSTVIQLDLASLESVRSFSDAVKQRLADDRIDMLVLNAGIQYPNADQRSDDGFEKTFAVNHLGHYLLARELLPSMAEESRLVITTSDTHDPTNFPFAPTGLDTQALAHPSNGGLDAGIRAYSASKLCNLLTAQAFAELDEVNARDIQIIAYNPGLTPDTSLMRNVSGLSGVIIGLMTSGFLGRMVFGFLSRFNENLYPETSERAGVALAQLALGAVTPPSGSIYASLVKGKITFPDPSELARSDEARDRLWRDSAEMVGVME, translated from the coding sequence ATGAATGAACCGACACCCGAACGAATCGTCGTGATGACGGGTGCTACCTCCGGAATCGGTGAGCACGCCGTACGCCGAATCGCGGCCCAGCCCGACACACAAGTCATAATTGGTGCTCGCGGAAGTGGGCGAATCGTACCAGAAGGCAGTACGGTGATCCAGCTTGACCTCGCCTCGCTTGAGAGTGTCCGGTCCTTCTCGGACGCAGTGAAACAGCGCCTGGCTGACGATCGGATCGACATGCTCGTGCTCAATGCCGGTATACAATATCCGAACGCGGACCAGCGCAGCGACGACGGTTTCGAGAAGACGTTCGCGGTCAACCATCTCGGCCATTACCTGCTCGCACGTGAACTTCTGCCAAGTATGGCAGAAGAGTCACGGCTAGTGATTACCACAAGCGACACCCACGATCCGACGAACTTTCCCTTTGCACCAACTGGGCTCGACACGCAGGCGCTAGCACATCCCAGTAACGGCGGCCTTGACGCTGGTATACGCGCTTATTCGGCATCGAAGCTCTGTAACCTCCTGACCGCGCAAGCCTTCGCCGAGCTTGATGAGGTAAACGCACGCGACATCCAAATTATCGCCTATAACCCGGGTCTCACACCCGACACCTCGCTAATGCGCAACGTGTCCGGCTTAAGTGGAGTCATCATCGGCCTGATGACATCCGGTTTCCTCGGACGGATGGTGTTTGGCTTTCTCAGCAGGTTCAACGAAAATCTCTACCCGGAAACATCCGAACGTGCAGGGGTGGCTCTGGCTCAGTTGGCGTTGGGCGCGGTCACCCCACCGTCCGGCAGCATCTATGCTTCGCTGGTCAAGGGCAAAATCACGTTTCCAGACCCCTCGGAACTTGCGCGTAGCGACGAGGCGCGTGACCGATTGTGGCGCGACAGTGCGGAAATGGTCGGCGTTATGGAGTAG
- a CDS encoding helix-turn-helix domain-containing protein, translating into MEETEQQSNQKGSTTATESSDKMRHQKHMHSIKEGQQMFDFFGKSHMMMLGGMFAKSQSPWRFNEIRDETELSQTTLSTRLTELVEENLIVRRSYDEIPPRVEYEATQKLRNFGPIFKDLLAWWQEID; encoded by the coding sequence ATGGAGGAGACGGAACAGCAATCCAATCAAAAAGGGTCTACCACGGCAACCGAATCGAGTGATAAAATGAGACATCAAAAGCACATGCACTCGATCAAAGAGGGACAACAGATGTTCGACTTCTTCGGCAAATCGCATATGATGATGCTTGGAGGGATGTTTGCCAAGTCACAGTCCCCGTGGAGATTCAACGAAATAAGGGATGAGACCGAACTCTCTCAGACGACGCTCTCGACTCGGCTTACCGAACTCGTCGAAGAGAACCTCATCGTTCGTCGTTCGTACGATGAGATTCCTCCGCGCGTCGAGTACGAGGCGACGCAGAAACTTCGAAATTTCGGGCCGATTTTCAAAGACCTTCTCGCATGGTGGCAAGAAATCGATTGA
- a CDS encoding amidohydrolase family protein — MLVEGTILSGPNFDPVEGRVVVEDGTITAIEEESVSSSKVVCPAFVNAHTHIGDSIAKEAGAGLSLEELVAPPDGLKHRLLRETSRAEKVDAMRRSLQFMQSTGTASFLEFREGGVEGVFALREAAEGLDIDPFILGRETVDAMEAADGFGASGANDADFGRERTATDRAGKTFGIHAGEADSSDLNPALDLSPDFLVHVVHPEPIHLDRIEHSEIPIAVCPRSNLVTGVGLPPMKELLDRTTVALGTDNVMLNSPSMFREMEFTEKLTDISPREVLRMATQNGARIAGLNCGLLEPGRDAKLLVLDGDSDNLCGNKDVVRSVVRRAGASDVIDVLL; from the coding sequence ATGCTCGTGGAGGGAACCATCCTTTCCGGACCGAACTTCGACCCCGTCGAGGGTCGCGTGGTCGTCGAGGATGGGACGATTACCGCTATCGAAGAGGAGTCCGTCTCGTCGTCGAAGGTCGTCTGTCCGGCGTTCGTCAACGCACACACCCACATCGGCGATTCCATCGCCAAGGAAGCCGGGGCCGGACTCTCGTTGGAGGAACTCGTCGCGCCGCCGGACGGGCTCAAACACCGGCTCCTTCGGGAAACGTCCCGCGCCGAGAAGGTCGATGCGATGCGGCGGTCGCTCCAGTTCATGCAATCGACGGGGACCGCGTCGTTCCTCGAATTCCGCGAGGGCGGCGTCGAGGGCGTGTTCGCCCTCCGAGAAGCCGCGGAGGGGCTCGACATCGACCCGTTCATTCTCGGTCGGGAGACGGTCGATGCGATGGAAGCCGCGGACGGGTTCGGGGCGAGCGGCGCGAACGACGCCGATTTCGGCCGTGAGCGCACCGCGACCGACCGGGCGGGGAAGACCTTCGGTATTCACGCGGGCGAGGCCGATTCGAGCGACCTCAATCCGGCGCTCGACCTCTCGCCGGACTTCCTCGTTCACGTCGTCCACCCCGAACCGATCCATCTCGACCGCATCGAACACAGCGAGATTCCCATCGCCGTCTGCCCGCGTTCGAACCTCGTCACGGGCGTTGGCTTGCCGCCGATGAAGGAACTGCTCGACCGGACGACGGTCGCACTCGGGACGGACAACGTGATGTTGAACAGCCCGTCGATGTTCCGCGAGATGGAGTTCACGGAGAAACTGACGGACATCTCTCCCCGTGAAGTACTCCGGATGGCCACCCAAAACGGGGCGCGAATCGCGGGCCTGAACTGTGGGCTCCTCGAACCGGGGAGGGATGCGAAGCTACTCGTTCTCGACGGCGACTCCGACAACCTCTGCGGAAACAAGGACGTGGTTCGGTCGGTCGTCCGACGGGCGGGTGCGAGCGACGTGATCGACGTTCTGTTGTGA
- a CDS encoding HD domain-containing protein codes for MKTIKDSVHDHIQVVGVANELLDTHAVQRLRHITQLGTARLVYPSANHTRFEHSLGVYHLACEALENLGIEGRQAERVRAAALLHDVGHSPFSHTIEELIHRRTGKYHDDVLDLLTDSTVGDILRDHDLDPTTIAGLIAGEGELGQLISGELDVDRMDYLVRDAHHTGVPYGTIDHERLTHELTFADGRLVLAEGNVQTAESLLVARALMNPTVYNHHVTRISKSMLQRASERLLDSPDIDAEQLRRMDDHDLIVALRMNPETAELARRLTDRDLYKRAVWAEMGDVPDEIIDADHETIRRYENEIAESAGVDSEHVTLDVPSRPAMTESSSRVVVNNEVRPLARQSTLVRALQQVQRDQWRLGVYTPADETAAAGHAAERILGLETDGALVSDVRTGVRTTLTDFEEK; via the coding sequence ATGAAGACCATCAAGGATAGCGTCCACGACCACATCCAAGTCGTCGGCGTTGCGAACGAGTTGCTCGACACGCATGCAGTCCAGCGACTTCGACACATCACGCAACTCGGAACCGCCCGTCTCGTCTACCCCTCCGCGAATCACACCCGATTCGAACACAGCCTCGGCGTCTATCATCTGGCCTGCGAAGCGCTCGAAAACCTCGGCATCGAGGGGAGACAAGCGGAGCGCGTTCGCGCGGCCGCACTCCTCCACGACGTTGGGCACTCCCCCTTCAGCCACACCATCGAGGAGCTAATCCACCGACGCACGGGGAAATATCACGACGACGTTCTCGACCTGCTCACGGACTCGACGGTCGGCGACATCCTCCGCGACCACGACTTGGATCCGACCACCATCGCGGGACTCATCGCGGGAGAAGGGGAACTGGGACAACTCATCTCCGGTGAACTCGACGTGGACCGGATGGACTACCTCGTCCGGGACGCCCATCACACCGGTGTCCCCTACGGCACCATCGACCACGAGCGACTGACACACGAGTTGACGTTCGCGGACGGGAGGCTCGTGCTCGCCGAGGGGAACGTCCAAACGGCGGAGAGCCTGCTCGTCGCCCGTGCGCTGATGAACCCGACGGTGTACAACCACCACGTCACGCGAATCAGCAAGTCGATGCTCCAGCGGGCGAGCGAGCGCCTGCTCGACTCGCCGGACATCGACGCCGAGCAACTACGACGCATGGACGACCACGACTTGATCGTCGCGCTTCGCATGAACCCGGAAACCGCCGAACTCGCTCGCCGTCTTACCGACCGCGACCTCTACAAGCGTGCCGTCTGGGCGGAGATGGGGGACGTTCCCGACGAAATCATCGATGCCGACCACGAGACGATTCGTCGGTACGAGAACGAAATCGCCGAGAGCGCGGGCGTCGATTCCGAGCACGTTACCCTCGACGTGCCGAGTCGACCGGCGATGACCGAATCGTCGTCGCGCGTCGTCGTCAACAACGAAGTTCGACCGCTCGCTCGGCAATCCACGCTGGTTCGGGCGCTGCAGCAGGTCCAGCGCGACCAGTGGCGCCTCGGCGTGTACACGCCAGCGGACGAGACGGCGGCCGCCGGACACGCGGCGGAGCGAATCCTCGGCTTGGAAACCGACGGTGCACTCGTCAGCGACGTTAGAACCGGCGTTCGGACGACGCTGACGGACTTCGAGGAGAAATAG
- a CDS encoding HalOD1 output domain-containing protein, which produces MDTFDTTTEEIGRQAFEHGDIKEYDGYDPITGTLRVRYATDDEESILLSIVGIVAAVSGQEPYSITPLYDVIDAESLLSVLTTARGNDIKVSFTYEGYPITVSSSGEIIVRLTT; this is translated from the coding sequence ATGGACACCTTCGATACGACAACCGAGGAAATAGGTCGGCAAGCATTCGAGCATGGCGACATAAAAGAGTACGACGGGTACGACCCAATCACTGGAACGCTCCGCGTTCGCTACGCTACTGACGATGAGGAATCGATACTCCTCAGTATCGTGGGGATAGTCGCTGCGGTGAGTGGGCAGGAACCGTACTCGATAACTCCGCTCTACGACGTTATCGACGCGGAATCGCTGCTCTCGGTACTGACGACCGCACGAGGGAACGATATCAAGGTCTCGTTTACCTACGAAGGGTATCCGATAACCGTCTCCAGTAGCGGGGAAATCATCGTTCGACTGACCACGTGA
- a CDS encoding carbonic anhydrase, translated as MHRTFIELLEQNAEHAEEFDSRFDDVQDSQHPDVVTVCCSDSRVLQDHIWGNDEPGRIFTCGNIGNRVVQRTDSGEVVSGDVLYPVEHTGTDTVVVMGHTGCGAVTATYDALTGEVSEPAGIEHCLSLLKPKLEAGVESLPDDVSRAGAINRLVEYNVDRQVESLIESDDIDGDVDIIGVVYDFQDVYSGRRGQVHVINVNGETSVETLKDDHPDIDARIERLWEY; from the coding sequence ATGCACCGGACGTTCATCGAGTTGTTGGAACAGAACGCGGAACACGCCGAAGAGTTCGACTCCCGTTTCGACGACGTACAGGATTCACAGCATCCCGACGTCGTCACCGTCTGCTGTTCGGATTCCCGCGTCCTGCAGGACCACATTTGGGGCAACGACGAACCGGGACGGATCTTCACCTGCGGCAACATCGGCAACCGCGTCGTCCAGCGGACGGATTCGGGCGAAGTCGTCTCGGGCGACGTGCTCTACCCCGTCGAACACACGGGAACCGACACCGTCGTGGTCATGGGGCACACCGGTTGTGGGGCCGTCACGGCGACGTACGACGCGCTGACGGGCGAGGTGTCCGAGCCTGCTGGCATCGAACACTGTCTCTCGTTGCTGAAACCGAAGTTGGAAGCGGGCGTCGAGTCGCTCCCGGACGACGTGAGTCGAGCGGGGGCGATCAACCGACTCGTGGAGTACAACGTCGATCGGCAGGTCGAATCCCTCATCGAGAGCGACGACATCGACGGGGATGTCGATATCATCGGCGTCGTGTACGACTTCCAGGACGTGTACTCTGGGCGGCGCGGCCAAGTCCACGTCATCAACGTGAACGGTGAGACGAGCGTCGAGACGCTGAAAGACGATCACCCTGACATCGACGCACGGATCGAACGGCTCTGGGAGTACTGA
- a CDS encoding bacterio-opsin activator domain-containing protein, with the protein MGTANDIGGDEILGVFERLDDPSEPLATSEVAEAVGCARRTAYDKLRRLADEGKLETKTIGAQARAWWRPAARPTASDAPAPETNRSVDDSEDEFPPELTADEVLELEFVSEQLARPFLELGHEDMDLRIDGFVRLPDGSHVQYWTVTGISGETVMTLPELFPTNEDVRLLKKEGDSYRVEVRGAASSLVSTYDELDGESVTTALEDGKIRNLVQFPATVDVAAVLDAIRDVAARDFELASQKLVYTPRLFKTLVKDDLTERQWTALQIAYYAGYFKVPRQSEGDEIAERMDITRQTFNYHLRHAQDTILYHLFEAHDDGIGESN; encoded by the coding sequence CCGTCCGAACCCCTTGCGACGAGCGAGGTTGCCGAGGCGGTGGGCTGTGCCCGGCGCACGGCGTACGATAAACTCCGCCGTCTTGCCGACGAGGGGAAACTCGAAACGAAGACGATCGGCGCACAAGCCCGTGCGTGGTGGCGACCCGCCGCACGACCGACGGCCAGCGATGCGCCAGCACCGGAGACGAACCGCTCCGTGGACGATTCGGAGGATGAATTCCCTCCCGAGTTGACCGCCGACGAAGTTCTCGAACTCGAATTCGTTTCCGAGCAGTTGGCTCGCCCGTTTCTCGAACTCGGCCACGAGGACATGGACCTCCGAATCGACGGATTCGTACGGCTTCCCGACGGGTCGCACGTCCAGTACTGGACGGTCACTGGAATCTCCGGCGAGACGGTGATGACTCTCCCGGAACTCTTTCCCACGAACGAGGACGTTCGCCTCCTCAAGAAGGAGGGCGATAGCTATCGCGTCGAGGTTCGTGGTGCCGCATCGTCGCTGGTTTCGACCTACGACGAGCTCGATGGTGAGTCGGTCACGACCGCGCTAGAAGACGGTAAAATCAGGAACTTGGTACAGTTCCCGGCGACGGTCGATGTGGCGGCCGTCCTGGACGCGATTCGTGATGTCGCCGCTCGGGATTTCGAATTGGCGTCACAAAAGCTGGTGTACACGCCTCGGCTGTTCAAGACGCTCGTGAAGGACGACCTCACCGAACGCCAATGGACGGCCCTCCAAATCGCGTACTACGCGGGGTATTTCAAGGTCCCTCGACAGAGCGAAGGAGATGAGATCGCGGAACGGATGGACATCACCCGCCAGACCTTCAACTACCACCTCCGCCACGCACAGGACACGATATTGTATCACCTGTTCGAGGCTCACGACGACGGCATAGGGGAGTCGAACTAG
- a CDS encoding universal stress protein has product MYDRILVPTDGSEEMRCVLAHAAELAEAHGAELHAVYVVNSSTYASLPMETSWEGVSGMLEEEGESALEDARRIVGEYDVSLTTHLLEGPPNKEIVRYAELDDFDLIVMGTHGRGGIDRLLLGSVAERVVRASTVPVLTVRVGREDDTPDVSATGKAHTSG; this is encoded by the coding sequence ATGTACGACCGAATTCTCGTGCCGACCGATGGTTCGGAGGAAATGCGATGCGTCCTCGCGCACGCCGCCGAACTAGCCGAGGCGCATGGTGCGGAATTACACGCGGTGTACGTCGTCAACTCCTCGACGTACGCCAGCCTACCGATGGAAACGTCCTGGGAAGGCGTCTCGGGCATGCTGGAGGAGGAGGGAGAGTCGGCACTCGAAGACGCCCGCCGTATCGTGGGTGAGTACGACGTTTCGCTCACGACACATCTGCTCGAAGGGCCACCGAACAAGGAAATCGTCCGCTACGCCGAACTGGACGATTTCGATCTCATCGTGATGGGAACCCACGGTCGTGGCGGCATCGACCGACTCCTCCTCGGCAGCGTCGCCGAGCGCGTCGTCCGTGCGTCGACCGTGCCCGTGCTCACGGTCCGCGTCGGACGGGAGGACGATACTCCGGACGTGAGCGCGACCGGAAAAGCCCACACCAGCGGGTGA